A window of Actinomadura viridis genomic DNA:
CTGGGAGGCGATCAACGCCGCGGAGCCGCACACGGTGCCGGCCAACGTCGGCGAGCAGATGGGCCCCCTGATCCAGCACCTGGGCTCCTGACGGCGACGGCTCCGATGGGTGATCTGCGGATCGACCGGCGGGACGGGGTGCTCATCCTCACCCTGTCCCGCCCGGAGCGGCTGAACGCCGTCACCGCCGCGCTCAACGAGGAGCTCCTGGACGTCCTCAACGAGCTGATGCGCGACAACGAGACCCGGGTCGTGATCCTCACCGGCGAGGGGCGCGGGTTCTGCTCGGGCATGGACCTCCAGGGCGAGCCCGGCGGGACCGAGGGCGAGGGGCGGATCCAGCGGATCCACCACGGGATCACGCGGGGCGGCGAGGTCACCGCGCGGCTCCGGGAGATCCCGCAGCCGGTCATCGGCGCGCTGCACGGCCCGGTCGCGGGCATGGGGGTCTCCTGGGCCCTGGCCTGCGACCTGCGGGTGGCCGACCCCACCACGCGGTTCGTGGTGCCGTTCGTCGACCTGGGGCTGTCGGCCGGCGACTGCGGGCTGTCCTGGCTGCTGCCCAGGCTGATCGGCCCCGCCCGGGCGGCCGAGATCTTCTACCGGGCGCAGCGGCTGGACGTGGACCGGGCGCGCGAGCTGGGGCTGGTCACCGAGGTCGCGGCGGAGGGCGAGGACCTGGCGGGCGCGCTGGCGCTGGCCGGGGAGCTGCTCGCCAAGTCGCCGTACGGGCTGCGGCGCACCAAGGAGCTGCTCAACCTGTCACTGGACGCACCGGGCCTGCGCCATCAGCTGGCGCTGGAGACCGGGATCCAGACGATGGCCTTCTTCACCGAGGATCTGGCCGAGGGCATGACGGCGACGCTGGAGCGGCGTCCGCCGGAGTTCAGGAACCGCTGAGGAACCGCTGACCGGCCGCGCGCGGAAGCGTGCCGCCCCGCCCGTTCCGCCGGACGGGGCGGCGCGCCGCCCCGTCCGGTCAGCCCGCCAGGGCGCTGGCGAGCGCCTCGGCGTAGCGCAGCGCGGCCAGCCGGGCCAGCGCCGGGTGCGCGCCCAGCGGCGCGGAGTGCTGGGCCCCGGCCGCCGCCGCGGCGGCCGCGACGTGCTGCCCGCTGGACTCGATGCCGATCAGGTGCGGCGCCAGCGCGAGCCGCGCGACGCCCGACGCGCGCAGCTGGGCCGCGGCGGCCCGGATGGCCGCGTCGTCGTCGATCCGCGCGGTGAAGACCGGCGAGGCCAGCCGCGAGGCCAGCAGCACGCTGGTGACCTCGGCCTGGCGGACCGCGGTGGCGTCGCCCGGGGTGGCCACGATGATCCCGCCGGCGGCGGTCACCATGGTCATCATCCGGATCCGGTCGGCCCGGGCCAGCCCGGCGTCGGCCAGCCGGTCGTGCAGGGCCTCGGCGATCAGCGGGTGGGGGCCCAGCGGCTCGGCCGGCACCGCACGGATCGCGGCGTCCGCGACGATCTTGCGGATCGCCCCCTCGATGGCGGGATCGGGGCCGGTGGACAGCGGTACCACCACCGCTTCCGGCTCGTCGGAGGAACGCTGCGGGAGCCCGGCGAGGAGGTCGCTGAGATGTCCCTCGTCCCCGTCCAGGTAACCGACCAGGGTGGGCTGGCCGGTGTGCTCGATCTCGACGAGCCTGGCGAGTTCCTCGGGGACCCCGCCGGCGCTCCGGACGGACCCGGGAACGGCGAGGACGAGGACGGGGGAGCCGGGGGGCAGCAGGAAGGATTCGTCGCCGCGGTGCCGGCCGCCTCGTGGGGGCCGGCGGCGCCGTGACGGAAGTGCCTCGGATGCCTGACTTTCGGGACTCACGGCGGGAATCGTAACGCCGTAACGGGCACATCGGTGATTCTGCTGCTCTTTGTTCCCGGTCCGGGACGTGATCAGTGGGTGGTGTCAGGCCAGGAAGTGATGCGTTTGTACCGAAATGCGGAGAACTTGTGGGAACAGACGCCGGAGCCTCTATGATCGGTCGGCATCCGGAGCCCGAGGGACACAGCCAGCCACGAGGTGTCATGAATCCTCGAACGCGCTCGATCCGATCAAGGATCGTTCTGCTTCTGCTGGCCCCGATGATCTCCCTGGTCGCGCTCTGGACGTTCGCCGCGAGCCTCACCCTGGAGGATTTCCTGGAGCACCGCGCGCAGGGAGAGGCGAACGAGCGGGTGCGCCCCGCCGTCCGCGACGCCGTGTCCGCGCTCGGCGCCGAGCGGCGCGCCACGGCCGCGTTCCTGGGCGGCCCCGGCGACGCCCCCCGCCAGGCGATGGACACCGCCCGTGCCCGTACCGACGCGGCGGCGCGCGCGTTCCGCCGGAACGCCGCGGACGGCCCGGACGGCCCGCGCGCCCCAGAAGCCTCACAAGGCCCTGCCGCCCCGGAGGGCACCGGAACCCCCGACGGCCTGGACGCGGCCCTGACCGGCACGCTGCGGGCGGCACTGCGGGAGCTGGACCGGCTGCCCGCCATCCGCCGCGCGGTCGACGCCCGCGGGCTGGAGCCCTCCGCCGCGATCGAGGCCTACGGTCTCCCGGTCGAGGCGCTGCACGCCTTCGCCGCCCGCCGGGTCCCCGCGGGCGACGACGGCCTCCACCGCTGGGACGCGGGGCTGGTCGCCGGCGCCCGTGCCATGGACGCGATCGAGCGGCAGAGCGCGCTGGTGGCCGGCGCCGGCGCGCGCGGCGGCCGGCTGACCGCGGCCGAGCGGCGTTCCTTCACCGAGGCGGTCGCCGCGCAGCGGCGGCTGTGGGCCGAGCAGCGGGCCCGCCTGGAGCCCGCCGTGCACGGCCGCCTGCTGGGACCGATCTTCGCCTCGTCCGCCTACACCGAGCTGCGCGGCCTGGAGGAGGACGTCGCGGGCGCGGACGGCGGCGAGACCGAGGTGGACGCCCGCCGGTGGGACGCCGCCGCGCAGCCCCTGCTGGCCTCCCTCGGCTCCGCCCACCGGCGCGGCGAGGGGCTGCTGGAGCGGCGGCGGGACGAGCTCGGCCGGGAGAGCCTGCTGTGGCCGGGGCTCGTGGGCGGGTTCGGCGCCGCCGCGGTGGCGCTGTCGATCCTGGTCTCGCTCCGGACCGGCCGCGGGCTGGCCCGCGAGCTGGCCGGGGTGCGCGCCTCCGCCCTCGAACCCGCCCGGCCCCGCCTTCTCGAACTGGAGGCGCCGGAGGTTGCGGCGACCGCGGCCGGGACGACCGGGGACGAGGCCACCGGCGAGGCCGCCGGGGACGAGGCGGCCCGGGACGAGCGCTCCGGGACGCCGGGCCCGCACGAGGGCCGCACCCAGGAGATCCTGGAGCTCGCCGACGCGTTCGCCGCCGTCCGGGACGACGCCGAGCGGGCCCGCGCCGAGCAGGCCGGCCTGCGCGAGGGAGTGAGCCGGGTGCTGCGCGACCTGGCCCTCCGCAACCAGTCGCTGCTGCACCGCCAGCTGGCCATGCTCGCGGAGCTGGAGGGCCGGGCGCGGCCCGCCGGCCGCGACGAGCTGTTCCGGCTGGAGCGGCTCACCACCCGGATGCGCCGGCACGCCCGGAGCCTGGTCGTCCTGTCCGGCGCCGCCCCGGAAGGGGGCCGCCGCGCCCCGGTGCCGGTCCCGGACGCGCTGCGCGCGGCCGTCGCCGAGATCGAGGAGCCCGAGCGGGTGGAGGTGCTGACCCGGTCGCGGGAGGGGCTGGCGGGCTCCGCCGCGGCCGACGTGGTCCACCTGCTGGCCGAGCTGCTGGAGAACGCGGCGTCGTACTCGCCGCCCGGCAGCGGGGTCCGGATGACGGCCGAACGGGTCGGCGGCGGGTTCGCGATCGAGATCGAGGACCGCGGGCTCGGCATGGCGCCCGCCGAGCTGGACGAGATCAACCGGCGGCTGGCCGGCGCGCCGCGGTCCGGCCCGACAGAGTCCGGGCCGCCGGAGTCCGGGCTGATGGAGTCCGGGCTGGCGGACACCGGCCGGCTGGGCCTGCCGGTGGTGGCCCGGCTGGCCGCGCGGCACGGCGTGCGCGTCTCGCTGCGGCCCTCCCCGTACGGCGGCACCACCGCGATCGTGCTGCTGCCGCGCGAGCTGCTGGTCCCCGTGGAGCGCTCCGAACACGCCCCGCCCGCCGTACCACCGGCCGCACCACCGGCCGTGCTGCCGGCCGCGCCGCTCGCGGTGACGCCGCCGGCGGCGCCCCGTACGCCGTCCCCGACCCGGACGGCGCCCCAGAACGGCCAGGATGCCCCCGCGAACGGCGCGCCGGTCACGGTCGCCAGGCCGGCGGGCAATCCCTGGTTCGACGACGTCGTCGAATCCGCCCCCGGAACGGAGGCGGGAGGCGACGTCGAGCGGGGAGAGGACGTACCCTCTCTCCGGCCCGGTGTCGATCAGGACGCCGGGACCGACGGAAGCGGCCCGCCGCGCGAACCGGCCGGAACGTCCGCCGGGTCGCCCCGGCGGCACCACCGGGGGAGCCCGGCGCCGCGACCGTGCACGAAGGAGGGAATGCCGCCGCCTTCGGCGGCTGGACAGGGAGCGGCCGGCGGCATCGCCCGGTCGCCCGAGGAGGCCCGTTCGATGATGGCGTCGATACAGCAAGGATGGCGACGCGGACGAGCGTCGGATCCGGGGGATGAGGAAGCCCGATGATGCACAACACCGCGACCGGTGAACTGAACTGGCTGCTCAACGACTTCGCCGGGCGCGTCCCGAAGGTCCGGCAGGCGGTGATCCTCTCACGCGACGGGCTGGCCGTCGCGGCCTCGCAGGAACTGGGGCGGGAGGACGCCGAGCATCTGTCCGCGCTGGCGGCCGGGGTGCAGAGCCTCGCCCGCGGCGCGGGGCGGCATTTCGGCGGCGGCAACGTGCGGCAGACCATCATCGAGATGGACACCATGCTGCTGTTCGTGACCGCCGCCGGCAACGGCACCTGCCTGGCCGTACTGGCCGCGGCGGACGCCGACGCCGGCATGATCGCCTACGAGATGGCCGTGCTGGTCAAGCGAGTGGGTCAGCACCTGCAGGCCAGCCCGCGGTTCGCCGGTACGGGATTCGACGGCAGCTGACCGATGGTCGGCCACCGGCTCGCCGCGGACGGCGGGCCGGTCGGCCTCCATCCCCGCCTCCGCCGCGCACGGCGTAGTAGGCTCCGGCAGTCCCCCCTTAAAGTGAAATATCGAGAGGTACCCCCGGTATGTCGCGCCTCCGGCAGCTCACAGCCCCCACCGGGCGCGGGGTTCATCAGCGGTGATGGCCCGGCGCTTCTCCTCGATCCGGACGTGGATCATCCTGCTGGTCCTCGTCCCGTTGTTCTCCCTGGCCGCCCTCTGGGCGTTCGCCACGGGCATCACCTACGGTGACGCCCGCCAGCTCCAGCAGAGCAACCAGTTCCAGGAGAAGTCCCTGCTGCCCACCCAGCGGCTGATCGCCGGCCTGCAGCGGGAGCGCCGGCTGTCCGTCGGGCGGATCGGCGGCGCCCGCGCCGCGGACGCCCCCACGCTCTCGGCGCAGCGCGGCGCCACCGACCGGGCGGTCGCCGACGTACGGCGCCACAGCCGGGACAAGGGGATGCGCGCGGCGATCGAGCCGGAGGTGGTGCGCCAGATCGACGCCTTCGTCGCCCGGCTGGGCGCGCTGGACGCGATCCGCCGCGGCGTGGACGGCCGTGCCGGCGACCGCGCCAGGGCCATGGAGGAGTACACCGGGCTGATCGACGCGGCGTTCGCGATCTACTCCGCGGTCGTCCCCTCGGACGCGGAGATCGCCTCCGAGGGCCGGACGCTGATCGCCCTCGCCCGGGCCCGCGAGTTCCTGTCCCGCGAGGACGCCCTGGTCACCGGAGCGGTGGCGGGCGGCCGGTTCAGCGCGGCCGAGCACGCCCAGTTCGCCCAGCTCGCGGGCGCCCAGCGATACCTGTACGCCGACAACGCCGCCGGGCTGCCGGCCGCCCTGCGCGACCGGCTGCAACGGCTCACCGCCGCACCGGAGTTCGCCCAGCTGCGCCGGCTGGAGGAGCAGCTGCTGCGCGGCGCCGACCCGGTCGAGCACCGCAAGGGCGCGGGCGGGAGCGGCGGATCGCCGGCCGCCCCCGCGGGGGGCACGGCCACCGGCTCGACCGACGGGCGCGCGCCGGCGGCGGGCCAGGTGGAGGCCACGGCCTGGCGGACGGCCGTCGACTCGGCCGCCGGACGGCTCTTCACGTTCGAGAACGAGGCCCTCGGCCGGCTCACCGCCAAGGCCGAGGACGCCTCGTTCGGCGTGCTCCAGCGGCTGGCGGTGGCCGGCGGCCTGGGCCTGCTGGCGATCATCGTCTCGGTGGTCATCGCGGTCCGGGTGTCGCGCCGGCTGATGGGCGAGTGCCGCACGCTGGCCGCGGGCGTCCTCGACTTCACCCGCCGGACGCTGCCGGACCTCGAAGAGCAGGTCCGCGAGGGCCGGCCGCTGGATCCGGGCGCCGGACTCCCCCAGGGCGACTACCGGATCAGCGAGATCCGGCAGATCTCCGACTCGTTCGTCGTCGCCCGGGAGGCGGTGCTGGTGGGCGCCGCCCGCGAG
This region includes:
- a CDS encoding enoyl-CoA hydratase/isomerase family protein, which produces MGDLRIDRRDGVLILTLSRPERLNAVTAALNEELLDVLNELMRDNETRVVILTGEGRGFCSGMDLQGEPGGTEGEGRIQRIHHGITRGGEVTARLREIPQPVIGALHGPVAGMGVSWALACDLRVADPTTRFVVPFVDLGLSAGDCGLSWLLPRLIGPARAAEIFYRAQRLDVDRARELGLVTEVAAEGEDLAGALALAGELLAKSPYGLRRTKELLNLSLDAPGLRHQLALETGIQTMAFFTEDLAEGMTATLERRPPEFRNR
- a CDS encoding sirohydrochlorin chelatase; translation: MSPESQASEALPSRRRRPPRGGRHRGDESFLLPPGSPVLVLAVPGSVRSAGGVPEELARLVEIEHTGQPTLVGYLDGDEGHLSDLLAGLPQRSSDEPEAVVVPLSTGPDPAIEGAIRKIVADAAIRAVPAEPLGPHPLIAEALHDRLADAGLARADRIRMMTMVTAAGGIIVATPGDATAVRQAEVTSVLLASRLASPVFTARIDDDAAIRAAAAQLRASGVARLALAPHLIGIESSGQHVAAAAAAAGAQHSAPLGAHPALARLAALRYAEALASALAG
- a CDS encoding sensor histidine kinase, which gives rise to MISLVALWTFAASLTLEDFLEHRAQGEANERVRPAVRDAVSALGAERRATAAFLGGPGDAPRQAMDTARARTDAAARAFRRNAADGPDGPRAPEASQGPAAPEGTGTPDGLDAALTGTLRAALRELDRLPAIRRAVDARGLEPSAAIEAYGLPVEALHAFAARRVPAGDDGLHRWDAGLVAGARAMDAIERQSALVAGAGARGGRLTAAERRSFTEAVAAQRRLWAEQRARLEPAVHGRLLGPIFASSAYTELRGLEEDVAGADGGETEVDARRWDAAAQPLLASLGSAHRRGEGLLERRRDELGRESLLWPGLVGGFGAAAVALSILVSLRTGRGLARELAGVRASALEPARPRLLELEAPEVAATAAGTTGDEATGEAAGDEAARDERSGTPGPHEGRTQEILELADAFAAVRDDAERARAEQAGLREGVSRVLRDLALRNQSLLHRQLAMLAELEGRARPAGRDELFRLERLTTRMRRHARSLVVLSGAAPEGGRRAPVPVPDALRAAVAEIEEPERVEVLTRSREGLAGSAAADVVHLLAELLENAASYSPPGSGVRMTAERVGGGFAIEIEDRGLGMAPAELDEINRRLAGAPRSGPTESGPPESGLMESGLADTGRLGLPVVARLAARHGVRVSLRPSPYGGTTAIVLLPRELLVPVERSEHAPPAVPPAAPPAVLPAAPLAVTPPAAPRTPSPTRTAPQNGQDAPANGAPVTVARPAGNPWFDDVVESAPGTEAGGDVERGEDVPSLRPGVDQDAGTDGSGPPREPAGTSAGSPRRHHRGSPAPRPCTKEGMPPPSAAGQGAAGGIARSPEEARSMMASIQQGWRRGRASDPGDEEAR
- a CDS encoding roadblock/LC7 domain-containing protein; its protein translation is MHNTATGELNWLLNDFAGRVPKVRQAVILSRDGLAVAASQELGREDAEHLSALAAGVQSLARGAGRHFGGGNVRQTIIEMDTMLLFVTAAGNGTCLAVLAAADADAGMIAYEMAVLVKRVGQHLQASPRFAGTGFDGS